The Spirochaetota bacterium sequence ATAATATGCCAGTGCACGATCAATATCAGATAAATTATGTATTTGCTTGGTTTGTGATTGCAGAGATTCAAGACATTTATTTAAAGCTTTATTAATATTTTCAGGCAAGTATGCATTATTCATGGTCCTTTCTCCAGAGAAGAAAATCGATAAACTGGTTTAATTGTGAAAGTTCTTCGTTGTTCAAACGTTTTATTTTATATATAAGCAAATATATTTTTTCATCAGAAATTTCATTACAATTATTTTCTGAAAGCGATTCCTCATCAAGAAAATATGAAACTGGTTTTTCAAGATAATTGGCAATTTCTTCAATTTGATGAAAATATACCCTTCTTTTACCTAATTCATAATTAGACAATGCTGCCTGGGTAATGCCAAGCATTTTTGCAAGTTCAAGCTGTGTAATACCCTTTTCTTCACGGGCTAACTGTATCTTTTTCCCTATTTCTTTAAATGCCATAATAATTTACTATTGAGCATTCAACTTGATGATATGTAACATTTTAAAATATCCAAAAATTATTCATAAATTCAGTAAAGCATATTTTTAATTATTAAAAAATTCAAGAAATTCATTGACAAATATAACAATTATAACAGAAATATAACAAAATGTTATATTTTGATTTAAACAATTACTATAAATTTAATTATTTTGTGATGCGATAGTAACTTATGCAAACAAAAACAAGCTACAAAACAAAATAATATAATCTCTGGAGGCGTATATGTTTGATTTCATAATGACAGATGAGCAAATAAAATTGCGAGATGAGGCACGAGATTTTGTAAAATGGGTCCCACGTGAAATGATTCTGGATATGGATGCAGAAAAGATTCATTTTCCAAAAGAATTTTTAAAAGAAGCCGGGAGGAGGAATCTTTTAGGAATACGTTTGCCAAAACAATATGGTGGCAGAGGGCTCAAATGGGTAGATGATTGTATCGTAGCAGAAGAAATAGGTGTTGCCAGTTATTCTCTGGCATGTTTGTGGGGTGTAGGTGCCGATATTGTATGCGAGGCGATAGTTGAATTTGGCAATGAGGAATTAAAACAAGAAGTTGTTGTTCCCCTTCTCAAGGGTGATGTATATGCAGCAGAGTGTTTGACTGAACCGCGAGGCGGGTCAGATTTTTTTGGTGCAACAACTATCGCCAAAAAAGATGGAAGTGATTGGATAATTACTGGCCAAAAGCGATTTATAGTTGGTGCAGAAGGTGCTGACTGGTTTATGGTATATGCCGTAACAAATCCAGAAGGAAAGCCACATGAGCGCCTTACCTGTTTTATGGTTCCCAGAACAAGAGGTGTTGAAACAAAGTATATCTATGGGTTGATGGGAGTACGCGGTGGCGGTGCTGGAAGATTAATTTTAAATGAGGTAAGAGTACCAGAACGATATGCATTAAATGGCATCAATGGTGGTTTTGATGTGTTTGTAAAAAATATGATACCTGAACGATTAGGAACAGCAGCAATGACAATAGGCAGTGTTAGACCAGCTGTGGAAATAGCTACACGGTATACATCAATGCGAAAAGCATTTGGTCAACCTATTGCTAATTTTGAAGCTGTTGGATTCAAAGTAGCCGATAGTGTGATGCTTCTTGATGCAACACGGTCATTGGTATATAGTACCGCTTTGGCAATAGATTCGGGTAAAGTTCATCCCGGAAGAATCAGAAGAATGGTATCAGAATCAAAGAAGTTTGTAACTGAATCCGCCTGGACTATTGCCAATAATTGTATGCAGGTTATGGGAGGTATTGGTTATACAAACGTTTATCCTATTGAAAGGATTGTGCGTGACATTCGCCTTTCAATGATATGGGTTGGCACTAACGAAATAATGGATCTAATTATTCAAAATGAATGGTACAAAGAATATTTCAAAGTAATTTCTAAAGAAAATATTCGTGATGTTGAACAGGATGCACCAGGTGCTGATCAGATAGAGGAAAAAGTATACGAATAAAAATAATATAAATTGTGTAGCTATCTCTGTTCAACGCAGTGATAGCTACACATATATTATAATTCATCGTTTATCATACTAATCAATTCACGTACATCTTCTATATCATGTTCTACTTGATTCCAGTTAATTCGCCTACCCTCCTCTTTTGCTTTTTTATACCGCATCTTTAATGTTGCAAGCATCTGCGATATTATGTCAATTTCAGATTCTATGTTATCAGCTCTTTCTATAGGGCTGTATTGTGCATATTCAGATTTTAACGTGTCACAATCGATTATCTCTCCCCAATGTGGTACATACACTGTGTAACCAAATCTGTTGCGGACTTCATCTGCAAAAGCTGTTGATGCTTTTTCTTCACCATGTATCACAAAAACCTTAAGAGCAGGGTTTTTAATATGGCTCATCCACTCTAGCAAGCCCTCTTTATCAGCATGTGCTGAAAATCCGCCAATAGTGTATATTTTGGCTCGTACAGCTACATTTTCGCCATAAATTTTTACAAGTTGTGCACCATCGATAATTCTACGACCCAATGTGCCTTCGGCCTGATATCCAACAAATACAACTGAAGACTCGGGCTTGTACAGGTTATTTAAAAGATGATGTTTGATTCTTCCTGCAGTGCACATACCGCTTGCTGCAATGATTATCGCACCCTTTGCATTAGTATTTAACCACTTAGATTCTTCCACCGTCTGTACAAAATGAAGATTAGGAAAATCAAGAGGGCTATCGCCTGATTTAAGAAGTGATTTCATTTCATCATCAAAACAATCCTGGTTATTCATGAATATCTCAGTAGCTGATGTTGCAAGTGGTGAATCCAAATATACCGGTATTGGAGGTATTTCCCCTTTTTTTACAAGTTGCGCTATTGTATACAAAATTTCTTGAGTTCGTTCTATAGCAAATGCTGGAATAATAATATTACCTTTCTTATTATATGAATCAAGTATAACATGTTTTAATTCATTATAGGTATCTTCTTTACTTTTATGCAATCTGTCACCATATGTTGATTCAATAAGAAGAATATCAGCATACTCTGGAAGTTCAGGGTCTTTAATTATGGCCTGATTTTTTTGCCCAATATCACCGGAAAAAACAATAACTTTCTCTTTAGAATTATCTTGTATATGCATTTCAATAAACGAAGAGCCTAATATGTGTCCGGCATCGTTAAATCGTACTTTAATTTGAGGGTGAATGGATATTGTATCATGATAGTTAACTGGATTGAAATATTGTAAACATTGTTCTGCATCTTCTGAAGTGTATATGGGTTGGATAAATTCACGACCAAGTTTTTTTCTTTTTTTGTTTATTATCTCTGCATCCTGTTCTTGAATTCGGGCACTATCTGGCAACATTATTGTGGCTAATTGACAGGTTGCTTTTGTTGCATAGATTGGTTTTCTGAATCCTTCTTTTACAAGTTTAGGAATAAGCCCACTATGGTCAATATGTGCATGGGTAAGAAGTAAGCAATCTATCTGTGGTGGAGCATATATAAGGTTTAAGTAATTGCGTTCACGTAGTTCCCTTGTACCTTGAAACATCCCGCAATCAACCATAACGGTAAAATTGCTACTTTTAACAATAAATGATGAACCCGTAACTGTACGTGCACCACCAACAAATTCAATTTTCATATTATTTTCCTTAAAATTATATTCTGACATCACTCTGTATCATACCATCGATAAGTGTAATTACTCGCTGGGTTTTTGATGCTATATACTGATCGTGTGTAACAATAACCACTGTAGTACCCGTCTCATGACAACTTTTAAATAATAAATCAATTAATAAATCCGAGTTTTTTCTATCTAAATTACCTGTTGGTTCATCAGCTAGTATAATGTCAGGATGTGTAATGAGAGCACGAGCTACGGCAATACGCTGACATTCACCACCAGATAATTCAGCAGGTTTGTGATGAGCTCTATCGGCTATTCCAAAATGGTCTAATAATTCTAATGCCTTCTTTTTTGCTTTTTTTGTAGGTTGGCGCATAATCAGAAGAGGCATCATAGTATTTTCAAGGGCAGTAAATTCAGGCATTAAATTATGCATTTGAAAAATAAAACCAATATGAGCATTCCTGAAAGAAGATAGATCATCATATGAATAAGGTGCAATATCCTGATGCAATATCTGTACACTGCCTCCTTGAAATGTATCAAGGCAACCAATAATATGGAGCAGTGTTGATTTACCTGCACCCGATGGACCCATGATAGAAACTATCTCCCCTTTATTAATACTTATACTAACATTTTTAAGGACAGTTAACGAACTGCTGCCATATCCATACTGTTTTAGTAAATTATCAGTTTTAATTACTATATTTTCAGAATATGTTTGTTGAATCATTGTACTATCCATTACGTTTATTCATATCGAATTGACTCAACAGGATGCAATCGTGATGCATGCCATGATGGCAATATAGCAGCAACTGTAGCAATAAAGATTGCAAGTATAGCAACAAGCATAACAAATTCCGGTTGAATCTGAGTGGGGAGCGAATCTATATAATATACATTTTTTGGTATCAAAGAAACAGGATAAAATATACCAAGATCAAATGTGATATAAATCCATGACATTAAACCATTAATAACACCTTCAACCCAGTGAATGATTGCCTCTAAATTTATTGCTGTTACCAGTCCTGTAATAACCCCAATTATTGCACCAATCAGTCCAATAAAAAATCCTTCCAGAATAAAAATTATCATTATTGAGTATGGTTGTGCTCCCATTGCTTTTAAAATGCCAATAGCTTTTCGTTTTTCCATAACCACCATTACCAAAGTACCCATAATAGTGAATGAAGCCGAAATAATTACTAAAAAAAGGATTATTGTCATAATAAGTTTTTCTAATTTCAATGCATAAAATAGATTCTGGTTTTGCTGTTCTGCAGTTATTACCTGATAGTCATACCCAATAATTCCCTGGATAATTGACGAAACTTTATCCATATCGTACACATCATGAAGTTTTAATCCAAGACCGCTAATTATATTACCAATACCAAATAAATTTTGAGACTGTGTAAGAGTCATGAGAATAAGTTTTGTGTCAAAATCATAATACCCTGTCTTAAAGAAAGCAGCAATTCTGTATCTACCAATTCCAGGCGTTATTCCTTCACGTGCTGTCAACCTACCCTTTGGGACAATGATTTCAATGTAATCTCCCAACCTCAGATTATAATTGAAAGCCATCTCTTCACCAATAGCAATTGCGTTGGTGCTTTTAAATTCTTTATCGCCTGCAGTGATAAATTTTGTTACATCTTGTGGAACTTCACCAGGTTTGCCATATCCACGGATGGCTACCGGGAAAATATATGATTTAACACGCACCAGCCCCTGCCCCTGGACAAATGGCAATATGGTTTTGATGTGTGCAACATTTTTAATTTTGTTCGATAGCTCATTGTAATTTGGTATTCCCTCACTATCGGTATCAGCATAGTAACGGCTTATTGTGACATGTGCATCGACATCAAGAATTTTATCGCGTATTTGACTTTGGAAGCCGGTCATTACAGACATCACTACAATTAACACAAACACTCCAATGGCAACAATGAATATGGAGAGAAATGTATTGAACGAAATAAACCCCTGAGATTTTTTAGCTTTGAGATATCGCCAGCCAATAAAAAGCTCAAACAAATGCATAGTAAATCCTTTTGATAAAAGTTTTTACGAATGTATTTGCTAATTTTATTTTGTCAATTAGTTATAGATAAAGTTACGAGTTATTTGTTTATTATTTACTACTTAACTGTTCATATAGTGTTTTTGCTAGTCCAAAATTTGCAGTTTTTGACATCTGGAGGGCATATTCATTATACAACATATCCTCAAATATTTCCTGAGCCATTCCACCATAGAGCAAATCGTTCTCTTTGTGGAGAGTTTTCCGCATCTCTTTCAGCATCTGGTAAACAAATAACGACTCCATTTCAATACATACATCCATTAGCTTTTTATCAACAGGTTTTTCACTTTGTTTTGCAATTGCATCATTGAGCATTGATTTGAATTCTGTAGATTTGCCTTGTAGCTTTTGCTCTATATATTTTTGTCTGTTAATTGAATTAACCGTTTTTTGGTTATCAATAATATTATTTATTGTTGTATCCATACAAACCTCACTGCACAATTAACTCAGCATGAAGGCATCCTGCCTGCTTCATTGCCTTTAAAATAGCAATAATATCCTGAGTGCTCATACCAATATAATTTAACGAATCAACAAGGTCTTTTACTGTTGCTGCATCTTTCAGTAAATACATGCTCCCCTTTTTACGTGTTTCTTCTATTGTAATTGTTATGCCCTGCTTACTTATTACAGCCTGAGAAACACGAATATCACCACCCATAACGATAGTACCATTGCGTTCATTAATAACAACACGCGCACTATATACAGGAACAATTTCAATATTTTCAACTTCAGCAATAAAATCGGTAGCAGAAACATTTTGTGGAATAGTACACTGTATGAAACCCTTATCAATAAGTGGTTGCGAATCTGGATATTTTTTTTCTATGGCAGTTTTAATTTCCCTTGCAACAGAAAAATCAAAATTTAAAAGTGAAAATCGTATTTTTCCATCTTTAACAATCTCAGGTAAGATTTCTTTTTCAACAATACCACCAGAAACTATCCTACCTATTGTTCCCCCTTTACGCTTATCACCGGCAATGGAAACAACACCCTGTGCCACTACATAAGTAATATCATCAGCACCCTTTAATGCTGATTGTAATAGCACACCATTTTCAAGTGATTTTGCATCACCAATGGAAGAAACAGTTACATCTATTCTATCACCAACTCGCACATACGGTGGAAGGGTTGCAGTTACAAGTACCGCAGCAATATTTTTTGAATTAATATTTTCATCATTAAGCCCAAGATTCTTTAATACATTTGAAAGCGAGCTCTGTGTTAATTTAACTTTACTATCGCCTGTACCCTGCAATCCTATAACAAGGCCATACCCATATACTTGATTTTCTTTCAGCCCATCAATTGTTACCAGATCTTTAATTTTTACTGGTACTTCAGCTTCAAGAGATGTTGCACAAAATATAATAACTACTATCACATACCATATTTTTAATGAAAAGTGTTTCATTGCTGTGTTAACTCACCTAAAATTCTTTGAAGATATTGAATTATGATCTGTTGTTTTTCCTGCTCGGTCAATGCTGATGAAGCTGTTTCACCTTCTTTCAATGGCGGTCGAGTTATCTGCACACCCTCTTTGATACCCTGTATCTGCAAAACCAAATTTGCAATATCGCTTGAATTAATTGTGCCACCCTTTATAGCTGCAGGGTTAACGATGCCAGCAACGTTGAAAACAGTTGTTACACCACTAAATGAAAACGTTTTGGTACCTGCAATTCTGAAGTTACCATTGTCAAGGCGTTGCTGCACTGTTGCTGCAATATACAGCGCAATATTACCGCGATGCTGTAGATTTGTGCTGTTATTCTTTGTTGCTTTTTTATTTGCATTTACCTGTGGCAGAAATGGCGTGATGTTGCCATCCGGGCTTGAAGTGACCGTAAACGAATCGTTATTAGCAAGTGTCAGCGTAAAGCGCATTTGCGAAATATCTGTTATTGCTACTGTAAAAATATCGCCTACCTTTATGGTATCCTGTGCAGTGTAAATATTTTTGTCTCTCCAGATTGTATCAGCATACAAAGATGGAACAATCACCAGAGCTATCGCCAACAAATATTTTTTCATAGATAACACTCTATACTATTATTACCAATTTTACCAATGACAGTTTTACCATTAAATAATGAAATTTTTATTTCGTCACCGGTTTTTCCACTTTGTAGTGCTTTACCTGTCATTTCTATCACTATTGATTTTTTAATTAGCCTGACAGTAACCACATCACCTTTAGCTACTATTAATTCATTTAAAATTGGCGATAGCTCCTTTGAAGAGCTATCGGGTATCAAGAAAACCTCAGGCTTTACCAGCTTGACTGCACTTCCGTTAACAATAGCAAGACCGCTTACAACATTTTTTAATGATTGATACACTTCATTTCGAGTAATATATCCGTCTTTGAGTGCATCGTTAGTTATATTTACTTTTTTTACTGCTTCAGCTTCATCACCATCTACTATCGCAATATCATCAACTGTAACTATTTCTTTAGCTAAAATAGTTGATTTTAAATACACCACTACATCTGCATACAACAACGAATGTGCAAAAAATATAATGAGCGTTAATAATAGTATCCTATTCATTATCGCTTTAATCCAATTGCAGTACCTAACATGTTATCAGATGTCTGAATGGCTTTTGAATTGATTTCATATGCACGCTGAGCAACAATCATATTAACCATCTCTTCAACTACCTTTACATTGGACATTTCTAAAAAACCTTGATGCGTACGTGCCATTCCATCAATCCCCGGAGGGCCAGCTATTTCTTCCCCCGATGCAGGTGTTGTTTTATATAAATTGCCACCAATGTTCTGCAACCCTGCAGGGTTAACAAATCGCGCTATCTCAAGCTGGCCAACTTCAATGGGATCATCATCACCAACTATTTTTACAGTAATCCTCCCATCCTGACTTATGGATAATGTTTCCATAATAAAATTTTCTGGCAACACAATTGGTGGTTCAAGTAAATAACCGTTGGAAGTAACAATCTGTCTGTTTGAATCTATTTTGAAAGAACCATCACGAGTATACGCTATTGTTCCATCATAGAGTTGCACTTTAAAAAATCCCTCACCTTCAAGCGCAATATCAAGCTTATTACCAGTTGCCTGCAAACTTCCCTGATCAAACAGCTTCTGGGTTGCTGCAACCTTTACACCATGACCCACTTGAATGCCTGTTGGCACTTCACTTATTTCAGTTGCTGGTGTGCCAGCCATTAGGACGGTTTGGTATATTAAATCTTCAAATTCAGCTCTGATCTTTTTGAAACCTGTTGTGTTAACATTGGACAAATTATTGGATATCGTATCTATATTAAATTGCTGTCCTATCATCCCTGATGCAGCAGTCCATAATGAACGCATCATATAAACACCTCGTTACAATAAAATAGTGTACTTTTATGTACTTTTCGGCATATTTATTTTATTGCTTTATAGAAATGATTGACAAATGAGCTATAAAAGGGTAACAGCGTAGAAGATATAAACAATTATTTGTAACTTTAATACTATATTCAACACACAGTATAAAAATAAAGGAGACACTTATGAAATTAAAAAAAGTGATAGTTTTATTTGTTATTGGACTGCTATTTGCTGCTTGTTCAAGTGTGGATAAGAAAAGTAATTCCTCCAACACATCAACTTCATCACCTAAAAATGGTCCAGGAAAAATCTACTGGGACGACAAATCTTTAAAAGGTGAAGGAAATTTTACTAATGGAGCAAAAACTGGCAAATGGATTTTGTACCATAAGGGTACTGGCGAAAAATTAGCTGAAGGGGAATATGTAGACGACAAACAGCAAGGATTCTGGACATATTATCATAAGAATGGAGCAAAAAGCCTTGAGGGTAATTTTGACCAAGATCAAAAAACAGGAGAATGGATAGCATATTATCCTGAAGGCCCTATCATGTGGAAAGCTACCTTTGTTATAAAGCAAAAAACTGAAAGTGGCTTTACCATGAGAGTTGGTAGCATTGAAGGTACAAAGACATGGTTTTATCAGTCAGGAAGAATCTGGAAGGAAGAGCAGTTTACTAATGGTGAACAGACAGGAAGAAGCCAGGAATACTATGAAAACGGCAATCCAAAAATTATTGCATGGTATAAGGCAGGACAGCTTGATGGACAATGTAATAAATGGTATGAAAATGGCAAAAAATTAGAAGAAGGCACATATAAGGAAAACAAGAAAAACGGTAATTTTAAATTTTATTTTGATAATGGACAGGTTTCTGCTACTGGAAGTTTTATAATGGATAAACCTGAAGGTGACTGGAAATTCTATTCAAAAGAAGGTCTATTGCAAAAAGAAGGCAAATATAAGGATGGCAAAGAAATTGGTTTATGGAATTTCTACATGTATCCAACCAAAGTACAAAGAATAAAAATAATGGAATTGCCTCTACAGGGTGGGATGATAGATAATACCAATGAAAGTGCAAAATTATATAATGAGAAAGGTCAACTTATTGGTTTTGGCCAGTTAACTGGAATTCCAAAAGGCATATATACAATAATGAAAGATGGAAAACCAGCTGGTGAAATGTCATCATCATCTGTACCAGCTGATGATGTTAAAGAAAAAGTTACATATATTTGGACAGGAAAATGGGAAACTCCAAAGAAAAACGGTAAGTGGACTGAATATTATCCTGGCACAAAGAATATAAAATTGGAAGCAACATATTTAATGGATAAATTAAATGGTTCGTATAAAGAATTTTATCCAAATGGTAAAATAAAATCCGAAGGTGAATATTTAAATGACAAGATGAATGGTGAATGGAAAGTATATAAACCAGATGGATCACTGGATGATGCACAGTCGGGCAAGTACATGCTTGGTAAAAAAATGAGTTTTTAATATGTTCAGCAAATATATAAAAAGTTGACTATCATTGTACTGTGATTTATAATATGTTTTCACTTATTTGAATAAGTGCATTTTTGTTGTACATGGGGTTGTCTTATTTTGTGACAGCCCCTATTACTTTTTATCCAATATATTTCGTAATTTCTTAGCTAAATCTAACATTGAAAAAGGCTTTTGTAAAAAATTTGTTTCTTTGTTTATTATATGCTCATAAAGCATTATATCTGTATAACCTGACATAAACAAGCACTGTATATCAGGCTTGATTTGTTTAATTTTTTCATAAAGTTCAACACCATTCATCTGTGGCATTACCAAATCAGTAAGTAGCATGTCAATTTCATTGCTTTTTGTTTTCATTATATCAATAGCCTCAGAAGGTGAACTGGTTATAATTACTTTATACTGTAGCCTCTCCAGCATTATCTGAATCATTTTCAACAGTGATTGTTCATCCTCTACAACCAGCAATGTTTCTCCATTACCAAGAGGTTTTTCATCAATTTTGATTTCATCCTTAATAGTATCTGGAGTTACGTATCGCGGTAAATAAATCTTAAAAGTGCTTCCAATTCCTTTTTCGCTGTATACGGTAATAAATCCATTATTTTGTTTGACTATACCATACACCGTTGACAATCCTAATCCAGTACCTTTACCAATTTCTTTAGTTGTAAAAAATGGGTCAAAGATTTTATTAATAATCTCTTTATCAATACCGCACCCATTGTCACTTACCGAAAGTACCACATATTCACCAGGCAGGCAATCTGTAATATCCCTGCAGTAGTCTTCATCAAGAAGCATGTTCTGTGTATGTATAGTAATAATGCCATTATCACTAATCGCATCACGAGCATTTATACATAAATTTGCTACTATCTGGTTAACCTGAGTTGGGTCAATGAGTACATTCCAAAGTTGAGGATGTGGATTAAATCGTAATTCAATATTCTCGCCAATTAATCGTTGTAACATCTTCAACATATTTCCTACAACGTCGTTGATATTTATCACATGGGGCTCAGTGATTTGCTTTCGTGCAAAAGTTAAAAGTTGTCGGGTGACATCAGCTGAACGCTTTGCTGCGCTTATAATTTCATTTAAATATATTTCCAGATCCTTTTTATTATCTATTTGCATTAATGCTAACTGTGCATTTCCCATTATTACTTCAAGCATGTTGTTGTAATCATGAGCAACACCCCCTGCCAACCTGCCAATTGATTCAAGTTTTTGAGCCTGTATGAGCTGTTCTTTTAATCTATCTCTTTCTTCTTCAGCTTTTTTCCTTTCGGTTATGTCAATATATAAGGTAGCAATATATGCTGGGTTCTTGTCACTATCATATAATACAAACCTATTGGCCATCCACCACTTAATGCCTGATTTATGATGTAGAGCAACTTCAACTGGTTCAACTTTTCCTTCTTTAATAGCCTCTCTATCTCCCCTAAGCAGTTTTTCAGCATCCTCTTTAGGAAAAACATCGTAGGGAGTTTTGCCAAGCCAATCTTCTTTTTTTAATTCCATAACCCTTTCCCACTCATCATTTAAATAAATATATCTTCCCTGCAAATCGCGTATGACAACAACAAGTGGGAGATTTTTCATAAACAATGAAAATTTTTCTTCTGATTCTTCTATCTTTTTTGCAGCTATCTTAATATCAGAAATATCTTTAAAAACAGTTGCAAACTGTCCCTTTTGTGGTGAAAACACTGAGATAATAAAATATTTATTCATTGGCTCATAATATGTTTCAAAAACAGTTGATTTACCAGTTAAAGCTACTTCTTTGTATATTTCAAAAAAAGGTGGTTTTTCTGTGTTATATACTTCTGTTGCTAATTTATACAACACATCTTCCTTTTTTAATGATAGAATTTGTTCATATTGCGGGTTGACATCTATAATTCTATAATTTACGGGATTATTGTTTTCATACACAAGCTCATGCAGGCAAATTCCATCATTGGAATGAATAAATATATTTTTGAATTTTTCTTCGCTTATTCGCAGTATTTCTTCTATTTTTCTGCGTTCAGTTATATCATGGGCTATGGCATAAGCTATTCCAAGTGATGTAACAGGATGTGAATTCCACTCTAACCATCGATATGTTCCATCTTTGCAACGATACCTGTTTTCAAATGTTATTAGATCATTTCCTTTGAGTAAATCATTTTGAATTACATGCAATGTTTTTTCAATATCATCAGGGTGTATAAATTCTAAGAATGGCCTTGACAGTAGCTCTTCCTGTGTATATCCCAGTGTTTTTTCAAATGCGGGATTAACCATTAAAAATGTTGCCGTGTGTAAATCTGTAATGCATGCTAAATCCTTAGTTAAAAGAAATAGATTTTTATAAGACTCCTCCTTTTCTTTATGGAGTTGAATTTCGTATACTATCTGGGATAATATGGTTACCCTGCTAATGTCTATCGGAGAATATTCCTTACTGATAGTGCCAACTCCTAAAATTGCAACTAATGAATTATTAATGAAGACAGGGATAAAAAGTTCACTTAATGGTTTTGAAATATTTGTAACTTTACAGCTAAAGTATTGTGATTCTTTATTATTTATAACCGGTTTTTTAGTTTCCTTACATTCATTCCACAATTTTTCATAATCTATACTGCAATCAATGGTATTATCAATGCAAAATGAGTGGAATGAATCTGGTGATACAATATTTGTTAATTCACCGGTTTTATTATAATAGTATTTATAACAAACAAAACAACTTACCTGGCTATCAGTAATATCTGCAATCAATTTTAACGCATATTGGATAAATTCCTCTTTAGAATGCTGCATTGAGTAGTTGATGAATCGTATTCTGATTTCGGATAATAGCTGAAAAAAACTTTCTTTTGTTCTATCCTGAATAATAATGACTGTACCCAGAATATTTCCTTCATTATTTTTTATTATTGTACCTTTAAAATCTATAGGAATCACTGTATTATTTCGTGAAAGAAGAACAGTTGTATAGTAATCTCCTTGAAATGAACCTTTGAGTATAGATTGATAGATATCATCATTAGATATTAATAAATTTTTATTAATAATATTAAGAACATCACCAACGTATTTTCCTTTAACATCTTCGTACTGCCAGCCAGTCAATAATTCAGCAATATAGTTGAATATCTCAATGTTTCCATTGCTGTCGGTGACAACAATTGCATCCCCTATTGATTCCAGAATTAGTTTGTATTGCAAAAATTGTCTTAGTTGTTCACTTTTAGCATCGGAAAG is a genomic window containing:
- a CDS encoding helix-turn-helix domain-containing protein, which translates into the protein MAFKEIGKKIQLAREEKGITQLELAKMLGITQAALSNYELGKRRVYFHQIEEIANYLEKPVSYFLDEESLSENNCNEISDEKIYLLIYKIKRLNNEELSQLNQFIDFLLWRKDHE
- a CDS encoding acyl-CoA/acyl-ACP dehydrogenase, whose amino-acid sequence is MFDFIMTDEQIKLRDEARDFVKWVPREMILDMDAEKIHFPKEFLKEAGRRNLLGIRLPKQYGGRGLKWVDDCIVAEEIGVASYSLACLWGVGADIVCEAIVEFGNEELKQEVVVPLLKGDVYAAECLTEPRGGSDFFGATTIAKKDGSDWIITGQKRFIVGAEGADWFMVYAVTNPEGKPHERLTCFMVPRTRGVETKYIYGLMGVRGGGAGRLILNEVRVPERYALNGINGGFDVFVKNMIPERLGTAAMTIGSVRPAVEIATRYTSMRKAFGQPIANFEAVGFKVADSVMLLDATRSLVYSTALAIDSGKVHPGRIRRMVSESKKFVTESAWTIANNCMQVMGGIGYTNVYPIERIVRDIRLSMIWVGTNEIMDLIIQNEWYKEYFKVISKENIRDVEQDAPGADQIEEKVYE
- a CDS encoding MBL fold metallo-hydrolase; translation: MKIEFVGGARTVTGSSFIVKSSNFTVMVDCGMFQGTRELRERNYLNLIYAPPQIDCLLLTHAHIDHSGLIPKLVKEGFRKPIYATKATCQLATIMLPDSARIQEQDAEIINKKRKKLGREFIQPIYTSEDAEQCLQYFNPVNYHDTISIHPQIKVRFNDAGHILGSSFIEMHIQDNSKEKVIVFSGDIGQKNQAIIKDPELPEYADILLIESTYGDRLHKSKEDTYNELKHVILDSYNKKGNIIIPAFAIERTQEILYTIAQLVKKGEIPPIPVYLDSPLATSATEIFMNNQDCFDDEMKSLLKSGDSPLDFPNLHFVQTVEESKWLNTNAKGAIIIAASGMCTAGRIKHHLLNNLYKPESSVVFVGYQAEGTLGRRIIDGAQLVKIYGENVAVRAKIYTIGGFSAHADKEGLLEWMSHIKNPALKVFVIHGEEKASTAFADEVRNRFGYTVYVPHWGEIIDCDTLKSEYAQYSPIERADNIESEIDIISQMLATLKMRYKKAKEEGRRINWNQVEHDIEDVRELISMINDEL
- a CDS encoding ABC transporter ATP-binding protein — encoded protein: MIQQTYSENIVIKTDNLLKQYGYGSSSLTVLKNVSISINKGEIVSIMGPSGAGKSTLLHIIGCLDTFQGGSVQILHQDIAPYSYDDLSSFRNAHIGFIFQMHNLMPEFTALENTMMPLLIMRQPTKKAKKKALELLDHFGIADRAHHKPAELSGGECQRIAVARALITHPDIILADEPTGNLDRKNSDLLIDLLFKSCHETGTTVVIVTHDQYIASKTQRVITLIDGMIQSDVRI
- a CDS encoding ABC transporter permease, encoding MHLFELFIGWRYLKAKKSQGFISFNTFLSIFIVAIGVFVLIVVMSVMTGFQSQIRDKILDVDAHVTISRYYADTDSEGIPNYNELSNKIKNVAHIKTILPFVQGQGLVRVKSYIFPVAIRGYGKPGEVPQDVTKFITAGDKEFKSTNAIAIGEEMAFNYNLRLGDYIEIIVPKGRLTAREGITPGIGRYRIAAFFKTGYYDFDTKLILMTLTQSQNLFGIGNIISGLGLKLHDVYDMDKVSSIIQGIIGYDYQVITAEQQNQNLFYALKLEKLIMTIILFLVIISASFTIMGTLVMVVMEKRKAIGILKAMGAQPYSIMIIFILEGFFIGLIGAIIGVITGLVTAINLEAIIHWVEGVINGLMSWIYITFDLGIFYPVSLIPKNVYYIDSLPTQIQPEFVMLVAILAIFIATVAAILPSWHASRLHPVESIRYE
- a CDS encoding rod-binding protein; this translates as MDTTINNIIDNQKTVNSINRQKYIEQKLQGKSTEFKSMLNDAIAKQSEKPVDKKLMDVCIEMESLFVYQMLKEMRKTLHKENDLLYGGMAQEIFEDMLYNEYALQMSKTANFGLAKTLYEQLSSK